From a single Cyprinus carpio isolate SPL01 unplaced genomic scaffold, ASM1834038v1 S000006728, whole genome shotgun sequence genomic region:
- the LOC109068560 gene encoding ADP-ribosylation factor 6, with product MGKMLSKIFGNKEMRILMLGLDAAGKTTILYKLKLGQSVTTIPTVGFNVETVTYKNVKFNVWDVGGQDKIRPLWRHYYTGTQGLIFVVDCADRDRIDEARQELHRIINDREMRDAIILIFANKQDLPDAMKPHEIQEKLGLTRIRDRNWYVQPSCATTGDGLYEGLTWLTSNYKS from the coding sequence ATGGGGAAGATGCTGTCAAAGATATTTGGTAACAAAGAGATGAGAATATTGATGCTCGGACTGGATGCTGCAGGAAAAACCACCATCCTTTATAAGTTGAAACTTGGCCAGTCTGTGACCACCATCCCGACCGTCGGTTTCAACGTGGAGACGGTCACCTACAAAAACGTCAAGTTCAACGTGTGGGACGTGGGTGGACAAGATAAGATCCGTCCCCTCTGGCGACACTACTACACGGGAACGCAAGGGTTAATTTTTGTGGTGGATTGTGCTGATAGAGATCGCATCGACGAAGCCAGGCAAGAACTCCACCGCATCATCAATGACCGTGAGATGAGGGACGCCATCATTTTGATTTTTGCCAACAAGCAAGACCTGCCGGACGCCATGAAGCCACACGAGATCCAGGAGAAGCTGGGACTGACTCGCATCCGGGACAGGAATTGGTACGTGCAGCCGTCGTGCGCAACCACCGGTGATGGACTGTACGAAGGCTTAACTTGGTTAACATCAAACTACAAGTCTTAA